The following DNA comes from Hordeum vulgare subsp. vulgare chromosome 3H, MorexV3_pseudomolecules_assembly, whole genome shotgun sequence.
gGATACCATGCTCAGATGATAGGTGTACATCTGCCCTGCAGACAGGGGAAGCACTCTGCCAACCCTCGGACTCCCCAAGCAGCCCATGCGGTTACACTTTCACGTATGGTGATGGAAGTGGCACGTCAGGATACTATGTGTCCGACACTATGTATTTCGACACTGTCATGGGGAATGAGCAGACTGCCAATTCTTCTGCCTCCGTCGTTTTCGGGTACAGTTCCCTAGACTCCTATACTTTTTGAATCCCCTGTTAGATAATGAAAACTTACCATTTACAATTGATGATCAGTTACTTAAGATACCTGATAACATTAGAGACACGGCTAGGGTGGTGCAAGTGCAACAACTGTGCCAGGCAAGAGCATTGACATGATGTGGGTTCTTGTCTCCTTGATAATGTGAACCATGTACATGTTGATGCTTTGTGGCACAGGCGTGGATAAAATTTGTTCACTTTGTTGATCTGGTTAGCGAAGAGCAGGCCTTGCGCAGTGGTGAAGTACTCCCCACTTGTGCCAACAGGTCCTGGATTCGATGCGGCCTCTCTGCATTGCACTGTGCAGGGGTAAGGCTTGCCGCGTATAATCCTTCCCCAGACCCCACCAGGTGTGGGAGCTTCTAGCACTGGGTCTGTCCTTTTCCTTGATCTGGTTAGCATGGTTGATGGATCTAATGACAACAAAATGCATGTCCTGCAACTAGTTGCTCTGATATCAAAGAGAACAGTTATTACTAGGAAAAAAGTCGATTTCCATTATGGTCACCATGAACAAATGTTAAAATGGCTATACTGTCCTCTTTCTCATTCTCTAGACAAAATTTGTTGGCATATGACTAGTACCTGGATATCCTTTAATGTCGACTGATTAAAAGGCTGTCCTCTAACATGTATCTAAGCACTCCAAAGTCTCAACCTCGGAATGTTTTTTCTTAGCGATATGagtctactccctctgttcctaaatataagatcttttagagaattcactatggactacatacggagcaaaatgagttaatctacattctaaaatatgtctatatacatccgtatgtagtctatagtggaatctctaaaaggtcttatattcaggaacggagggagtacatttttgTGCTGGTCTTAGTTTGATGAAACCATGGGTTGCTATAAAGTAACTGTTTATGGTTACCATTTTGTGTAGTCGTCACCTTGATATTGGAACTTGCTCCCTAACTGGGTCAATAATATTTTCGTTGTTGTAACTATCTTTTTTTTAATAGATGTAGCAACTCACAGTCAGGTGACCTGATGAAGACAGATAGGGCAGTTGATGGAATTTTTGGGTTTGGACAGCATGAACTGTCTGTCATTTCACAGCTGTACTCTCTTGGTGTATCCCCTAAAACATTCTCCCATTGCCTGAAAGGTTCAGATAATGGTGGTGGTATTCTTGTCCTTGGTGAAATCGTTGAACCAGGATTAGTATTTACTCCACTTGTTCCATCACAGTAAGTTCCTTTTCCTGAAATTATTGAGTGTGTAACTTCGGAATTCTGCATGTTGTCTTTTGTTTCAGTAGTTACCCGTGTATGAGTGGAAAGCAACAGTTTCCATCATTCgttttctatttttccttttcttctgaaAGTACTTGCGAGCTGAATTTATTTGGACATCTTTAATTTTCCGACATTAAGTATGCCCCTGTGAGAGGCTAACTATATATCTAGTTTTTTTATTCTTGTGAAGTAGTATAACATTTCTAGTGGCAATAAACTATGAAACATTTATTCTAATCTGTTTTTGTATTTTTAATGAAATGCAGGCCTCATTATAATTTGAATCTGGAAAGCATTGCTGTTAGTGGTCAAAAGCTATCCATTGATTCTTCCTTGTTTGCAACATCAAATACACAAGGAACAATTGTGGATTCAGGAACGACATTAGTATACCTTGTCGATGGTGCCTATGATCCATTTATTAGCGCGGTAAACTCACATTTCATCATTTATTTATATGGATTAGTTTGCATTACTTAAATATGCCATTATTAGTTCTAATGATGGATGCGTGCAGATAGCTGCTGCAGTCTCTCCATCTGTACGCTCTGTTGTCAGCAAGGGGACACAATGTTTTATTACGAGCGGCAggttttcttctttctctttctaAGAAAGAAATTAGCAGAGCACGTCATTCAGAATGTTATACTCACAAATGTTCTTTTGCTTCTCTACTAGTGTTGATTCGTCATTTCCTACGGCGACACTATATTTTAAGGGCGGCGCTGCAATGACAGTGAAGCCAGAGAACTATCTTCTGCAGCAGGGTACCAATGTATGTGAACAAGCCTTTTGATGCCGTCGTTGCTAAATTTCTTTGCAATTGTGTGTCTAAATAGCTGTTTATGGGAGGAGTTGCCTCAGATGAAATAATGTCATATTATGCTTTTTGTAGGACAATACTGTATTATGGTGCATTGGCTGGCAAAGAAGCCAGGGAATCACTATACTTGGAGGTTAGTCATGTTGACTGTATTAGCCATTATAAGTAATGCATGTAGCTGTTATACTTTAAGGCAGCTATTCtgttatggagatctgaattaagtTAAGTTGTTGACAGAAATTTCAATACTAGCACCAAATATGAAACATAACTATGCGAGGTAGATCAATCCAGGCTTTAGAAAATGATCGTGAATTGTGAAGTCATGCCGTTTGAGCCCCCTGATATTGAACCAACATGAAGACTGACTATATTTACCTCATGCAAACATTAACCGACTGTTAATCCGTAAGTAGTAGCTTCACTGCAGCTATTAACCGAGCATATCTAGTGTGAATAGCCCCAAGAATGATGCAATGCCCATCTCCCACTCCTAGTGTTCTCTTGCTTACTATTT
Coding sequences within:
- the LOC123444555 gene encoding aspartic proteinase 36-like, encoding MRPPEAALAAALLAVAALLGGAAAAAFPAALTLERALPHRGVPAERLRERDGARHAGRGLLGAGPAVAGVVDFPVEGSANPYMVGLYFTRVKLGNPAKEYFVQIDTGSDILWVACSPCTGCPTLSGLNIQLEFFNPDSSSTSSRIPCSDDRCTSALQTGEALCQPSDSPSSPCGYTFTYGDGSGTSGYYVSDTMYFDTVMGNEQTANSSASVVFGCSNSQSGDLMKTDRAVDGIFGFGQHELSVISQLYSLGVSPKTFSHCLKGSDNGGGILVLGEIVEPGLVFTPLVPSQPHYNLNLESIAVSGQKLSIDSSLFATSNTQGTIVDSGTTLVYLVDGAYDPFISAIAAAVSPSVRSVVSKGTQCFITSGSVDSSFPTATLYFKGGAAMTVKPENYLLQQGTNDNTVLWCIGWQRSQGITILGDLVLKDKIFVYDLGNMRMGWADYDCSLSVNVTSSSGKNQYVNTGQFDVNGSPRHYIGLVPTGVAVALVHMLIFGILLSR